CGGGCGCGGGCGCCTTCACCAGGGTGCGCGCCGGCCGCACGCGCCGTTCACCGGCCTCGGTCACACATCGGCGGGACCCCCATTCGACGCGTCCACGATAGGACCCGGGTACGGCCGGCACACCGATGAAGTCCCTAGGTTCCGGCCGGCCGGAACCTAGGGTTTGCGGGCCAGCCCGCTGCGGCCGTCCATCGGCGGCGGGTCCGCGCCCGGCTCCGGGCGCCACTGCGGGATCGGCACCACGCCCGGCGGGACCGGGTCGAGCCCGTCGAGGTAGCCGGCGACCTGGGCCGGGGTGCGCAGGTTGTACGGGTGACCGGACCGGTTCGCGGCGGCGACCGCGGCGATGATGCCGGGGCTGGTGTCGACGCCGTCGGAGACCGCGAGGTAGCTGCCGGCGGGCAGGCCGGCCATCAGCCGGACGACGACCGCGCGGGCCGTGTCGTAGTCGGCGATGTTGCCGAGCAGCCCGCACATGATGACCGCGACCGGCTCGCTGAGGTCGAGCGTGCGGGCGGACTCGCGCAGGATCGTCTCCGGGTCCTCGGCCGCGCAGTGCACGTAGTCGGTGGCGCCGGGCGGGCCGCCGGCCAGCAGCGCGCGGGCGTGCGCGCGGACCAGCGGGTCCCTGTCCACGTAGACCACGCGGGCCCCGGGCGTGATCCGGCGGGCGATCTCGTGCGTGTTGTTCGCGGTGGGCAGGCCGGCGCCGATGTCGAGGAACTGGCGCACGCCCGCGTCCGCGGCCAGGTAGGTCACCACCCGGACCAGGAACTTCCGCTGCTCGCGGGCGAGGACCACGATGTCCGGCAGGGCCTGGCGGATCCGGTCGCCGACCTCCCGGTCGACCGGGAAGTTGTCGGTGCCGCCGAGCAGGTAGTTCCACACCCGGGCGCTGCTCACCGCGGTCGTGTCGGGTTGTGCCTCGGTCATGGCGCGGCCTCCGTCGACGGGTGACGTCGACGCGACAGTACCGCCGGACCGGTCACCGTGGCGGCCGGCGTGGCGGGTTCCCGCGCGCCGGTGCCATCATGGGCCGGTCGACGACGACGGTGGGGGTCACGTGTACCGGCTGGCTGCGGTGGTCGCCGAGGCGGCGGTGCTCCGGGATCGGGTGGCCGGGTCCCGGCACGGGGTGGTCGCGGAGTTGCGCCGCGGGATGGGCATGGTGCCGATCAGCGACGCGCTGTTCGCGGAGGTGACCGGCGGCACGACGTTCGGCCGGGTGCTGGCGGAGTGGTCGGTGCCGGGTCCGCTCGCGCTCGTGGAGGCCACCTTCCACGGCGGTGACGGTGACCAGACCGCCGAGGTCTGGCGGGACGGTGCGCCGGTCTGGGGGCCGGTCTCCGACGACCGGTTCGACGGCCCGCGGGAGGACTGGCCGATCAACGCGGCGCTGGCCCGGCTCGGGGTCCGACCGAGCGGACGGACGTACGCGCACGACCCGGGGCGGCCGCTCGACCTGTTCGACGACGTCGGCCTCGGGATGGAACGCGACCTGGACGACTGGCTGGCCCGTGCCCGCGCCGGACGGACACCGGCGCACGCCGAGGCGCCGGCCCGCCGGGCACGACTCCGGGAGGCGGAGCGGGCGCTGGCGGAGGTCACGCCGGATCTGGACGGGCGGGCGATCATGGCGTTGCTGGACATCCCACCCGGACCGCTGGTCGGTGCGGCGACCCGGCGGGTGCGGCTCCTGCGCGTCGCACGCGGCCCGCTGTCCCGCGCGGAGGCCGAGGCCGAGCTGCGCGCCTGGGCACGGGAGCAGGGCCTCGGCCAACACGGCGAACACCGGCACGGCTAACGGCCGAGACCGCCGGCACGGTGAACGGCCGAGACGGATCGGTGCGGCGCCCCGAAGCCGGGGCAACGCCCCGGCGGACGGCGGTGGGCGCGCCGGTCGGTTACGCCCGGGACCAGGAGGCCGCGCGGATCTCGCGGAGCGCGGACCGGCGGGCGTCGCCGCGCAGCGTGTCGACGTACAGCCGGCCGGCCAGGTGGTCGGTCTCGTGCTGGAGGATCCGGGCCAGGTAGCCCTCGCCCTCGATCACCAGCGGGTCGCCGTGCTGGTCCACGCCGCGGACCGTGGCGGTGAGCGCGCGCACGGTCGGGAAGTACAGCCCCGGGACGGAGAGGCAGCCCTCGTCGTCCTCCTCGGTCTCGGCGCCGATCTCGATGGTCGGGTTCACGACATGGCCGCGGTGCCCGGCGCTGTCGTCGTAGACGAACACGGCCGCGCTCACGCCGATCTGCGGTGCCGCCACCCCGGCCCGCCCGGGCTTGCCGAGCAGCGTGTCCATCAGGTCGGTCACCAGGTCCCGGAGGCCGGCGTCGAACGTGGTCACGGTTTCGGCGGGGCTGCGCAGGACCGCGTCGCCGAGCACTCGGATGGGCCGCATCGTCATGACCGACAGGCTAGCGGAC
This genomic window from Catenuloplanes niger contains:
- a CDS encoding peptide deformylase, whose protein sequence is MTMRPIRVLGDAVLRSPAETVTTFDAGLRDLVTDLMDTLLGKPGRAGVAAPQIGVSAAVFVYDDSAGHRGHVVNPTIEIGAETEEDDEGCLSVPGLYFPTVRALTATVRGVDQHGDPLVIEGEGYLARILQHETDHLAGRLYVDTLRGDARRSALREIRAASWSRA
- a CDS encoding SAM-dependent methyltransferase encodes the protein MTEAQPDTTAVSSARVWNYLLGGTDNFPVDREVGDRIRQALPDIVVLAREQRKFLVRVVTYLAADAGVRQFLDIGAGLPTANNTHEIARRITPGARVVYVDRDPLVRAHARALLAGGPPGATDYVHCAAEDPETILRESARTLDLSEPVAVIMCGLLGNIADYDTARAVVVRLMAGLPAGSYLAVSDGVDTSPGIIAAVAAANRSGHPYNLRTPAQVAGYLDGLDPVPPGVVPIPQWRPEPGADPPPMDGRSGLARKP